CTTCCAGACTACCATCACCCTGCCCGAAGCCTCACTGACCGGCACCATCGAAGATGTCTACGGCCTGGGGTTCGAGTTCGTCGACCTGGTTGACGTGACCTCCAGCAACCCGGATGCCATCCAGGTCGACTACAACCAGGTTTCGGTGATCGACGACCCGGGTAACTACACCGTCGGTTTCGATTTCGGCACGCTGGAGAATACCGATACCGATAACAGCACCGTGGAAACGGTAACGCTCACCTATCGGCTGCGGGTCACCGATATCAATAGCAATGTGGACGGCACCACGCTCAGCAATGACGCCAGCCTGAATTACGACACTACCGGTGATGACACGCCGGATACCACCATCAGCGACAGCGCCTCGGTGGATGTGGTGGAACCGGTACTGGATATCGACAAGCAGCTATTGAGTAGCACGCCACTGACCCTCGGCGCTATCGCCACCTACCAGATTACCGTGCAACTGGATCCGTCCAGCGGTGCCGACGCTTACAATGTCACCATCGAAGACGCGCTGCCCACCTACCTGTCCAGCGTCGAAAATGTGCAAATTGATGTGACCGGTGGCACGCCGACGATAATCGATAACTCCAGCGCCAACCTGCTATCGCTGGATATCAGTGCCATCGACAGCACCACCGTCGTGACCATTACCGTCGACGCGCGAGTAACCAGTGATCCAAACGCCGTCGGCCAGGACGTCACCAATATTGTCGACGTGGGCTCCACCACCCTGGATACCCCCGCCGGCGGTGACGACTCGGACATCGAGCGCGAGTACGATTACACCGACCAGGTGACGGCAGCGATCGCGGCCTTCGACCTGAATATCGACAAGGACGACGGTGGCATTGATCAAAGCAACCCGGCACATCCGGGCGACACGGTCACCTACACCTTCGACTACGGCAATACCGGCACTGTCGACGCCACCAATGTGGTGATCACCGACAACCTTCCGGACTACGTCGACTTCGATCCGGTTGCCAACCCCGGCTGGGTATTGAACGGCGACACACTGACTTACAACCTGGGCACCGTCGCCGCCGGCGCAACCGGCACCGTCGAACTCGTGGTGACGATTGTCGACCCATTGCCCGCAGGCGTCGAGCAGACCACCGACACGGTCACCATCGATACCGAAGACGGCGCCGACCCGACCCCCGACAACAACACCGATGACGAAGTCACTCCCATCGAGGCGGCGCCGGATTATGTGATCGACAAGATCGAAAACTTCTCCGACCCGGCCCACCCCGGCGACACCGTGGAGTGGACCATCGAAGTGCGCAACGACGGCAATCAGGACGGCACCGGGGTGGTGGTCACCGACTCCCTGCCCGACACCAGCCTGTTTACCGGTTTTACCGCCAGCGATGGCGGCACCGTCGATCTCGCCGCGGGCACCGTCACCTGGGATATCGGCGACCTCGCCGTCGGCGACAGCCGCACGTTTACCCTTACCGCCACCATCGTCGACCAGGTGCCGACCACCATCCCCACCCAGACCAATACGGTCAGCGTCGACGACGACGGCAACAACGGCCCCGACCCGACCCCGGACAACAACACCGACAGCGAAGACTTCGATATCACCTACGTGGATCTGAATATCGATAAAGACGACGCCGGGGTGACCGCGGAACCCGGCGACAGCGTGGTCTACACCCTGAGCTACGGCAACAGTGGCACCGCCGATGCCTCCGGCGTGGTGATCACCGAATCCCTGCCGGATTACGCCAGCTTCGACGCGGCCAATTCCGATCCGCGCTGGGTGCAAAACGGCGATACGCTGACGCTCGACCTCGGTACCGTCGCCGCCGGCGAAACCGGCAGTGTCGAATTTACCGTGATCATCGACAGCCCGATTCCCTCGGGGGTCGAGGAAACCAGCAACACCACCAGCATCGACGACGATGGCGGCAAGGGACCGGACCAGAACACCGACGACAATAGCGATGATGAAGTCACCCCCATCGACGGCCGCCCGGATTATGTGATCGACAAGATCGAAAACTTCTCCGACCCGGCCCACCCCGGCGACACCGTGGAGTGGACCATCGAAGTGCGCAACGACGGCAACCAGGACGGCACCGGGGTGGTGGTCACCGACTCCCTGCCCGACACCAGCCTGTTTACCGGTTTTACCGCCAGCGATGGCGGCACCGTCGATCTCGCCGCGGGCACCGTCACCTGGGATATCGGCGACCTCGCCGTCGGCGACAGCCGCACGTTTACCCTTACCGCCACCATCGTCGACCAGGTGCCGACCACCATCCCCACCCAGACCAATACGGTCAGCGTCGACGACGACGGCAACAACGGCCCCGACCCGACCCCGGACAACAACACCGACAGCGAAGACTTCGATATCACCTACGTGGATCTGAATATCGATAAAGACGACGCCGGGGTGACCGCGGAACCCGGCGACAGCGTGGTCTACACCCTGAGCTACGGCAACAGTGGCACCGCCGATGCCTCCGGCGTGGTGATCACCGAATCCCTGCCGGATTACGCCAGCTTCGACGCGGCCAATTCCGATCCGCGCTGGGTGCAAAACGGCGATACGCTGACGCTCGACCTCGGTACCGTCGCCGCCGGCGAAACCGGCAGTGTCGAATTTACCGTGATCATCGACAGCCCGATTCCCTCGGGGGTCGAGGAAACCAGCAACACCACCAGCATCGACGACGATGGCGGCAAGGGACCGGACCAGAACACCGACGACAATAGCGATGATGAAGTCACCCCCATCGACGGCCGCCCGGATTATGTGATCGACAAGATCGAAAACTTCTCCGACCCGGCCCACCCCGGCGACACCGTGGAGTGGACCATCGAAGTGCGCAACGACGGCAACCAGGACGGCACCGGGGTGGTGGTCACCGACTCCCTGCCCGACACCAGCCTGTTTACCGGTTTTACCGCCAGCGATGGCGGCACCGTCGATCTCGCCGCGGGCACCGTCACCTGGGATATCGGCGACCTCGCCGTCGGCGACAGCCGCACGTTTACCCTTACCGCCACCATCGTCGACCAGGTGCCGACCACCATCCCCACCCAGACCAATACGGTCAGCGTCGACGACGACGGCAACAACGGCCCCGACCCGACCCCGGACAACAACACCGACAGCGAAGACTTCGATATCACCTACGTGGATCTGAATATCGATAAAGACGACGCCGGGGTGACCGCGGAACCCGGCGACAGCGTGGTCTACACCCTGAGCTACGGCAACAGTGGCACCGCCGATGCCTCCGGCGTGGTGATCACCGAATCCCTGCCGGATTACGCCAGCTTCGACGCGGCCAATTCCGATCCGCGCTGGGTGCAAAACGGCGATACGCTGACGCTCGACCTCGGTACCGTCGCCGCCGGCGAAACCGGCAGTGTCGAATTTACCGTGATCATCGACAGCCCGATTCCCTCGGGGGTCGAGGAAACCAGCAACACCACCAGCATCGACGACGATGGCGGCAAGGGACCGGACCAGAACACCGACGACAATAGCGATGATGAAGTCACCCCCATCGACGGCCGCCCGGATTATGTGATCGACAAGATCGAAAACTTCTCCGACCCGGCCCACCCCGGCGACACCGTGGAGTGGACCATCGAAGTGCGCAACGACGGCAACCAGGACGGCACCGGGGTGGTGGTCACCGACTCCCTGCCCGACACCAGCCTGTTTACCGGTTTTACCGCCAGCGATGGCGGCACCGTCGATCTCGCCGCGGGCACCGTCACCTGGGATATCGGCGACCTCGCCGTCGGCGACAGCCGCACGTTTACCCTTACCGCCACCATCGTCGACCAGGTGCCGACCACCATCCCCACCCAGACCAATACGGTCAGCGTCGACGACGACGGCAACAACGGCCCCGACCCGACCCCGGACAACAACACCGACAGCAAAGACTTCGATATCACCTACGTGGATCTGAATATCGATAAAGACGACGCCGGGGTGACCGCGGAACCCGGCGACAGCGTGGTCTACACCCTGAGCTACGGCAACAGTGGCACCGCCGATGCCTCCGGCGTGGTGATCACCGAATCCCTGCCGGATTACGCCAGCTTCGACGCGGCCAATTCCGATCCGCGCTGGGTGCAAAACGGCGATACGCTGACGCTCGACCTCGGTACCGTCGCCGCCGGCGAAACCGGCAGTGTCGAATTTACCGTGATCATCGACAGCCCGATTCCCTCGGGGGTCGAGGAAACCAGCAACACCACCAGCATCGACGACGATGGCGGCAAGGGGCCGGACCAGAACACCGACGACAACAGCGATGATGAAGTCACCCCCATCGACGGCCGCCCGGATTATGTGATCGTCAAGATCCCGAACTACAACGGCCCCGCAAATCCCGGCGACACCGTCAGCTGGACCATCGATGTGAGCAATCAGGGCAATCAGGACGGCACCGGGGTAGTGGTCACTGACACACTACCGGACACCAGCCTGTTCTCCGGCTTTGTAGCCAGCGACGGCGGTGTCATCGACCTTGCCGCCGGCACTGTGACCTGGCAGCTCGGCGACCTGGACGCCGGCGACAGTGTGACCCTGAGCCTCTCCGCCACCGTCAAGTCGGAAAACCTGCCCGCCGATGTCCCGCCACAGCAACAGAACAGCGTGGAAGTCACCGACGACGGCAGTAACGGCCAGGATCCGACCCCGGACAACAATCACGATATGAAACCCCTCGAGGTGGAGTTCGTCGACCTGGTCATCGACAAGGACGACGGCGACGCCTTCCCCGGCCCCACCGACGGCTACAGCTACACCCTCAGCTACGCCAACCGCGGCAACACCACCGCGGACAATGTGGTCATTACCGAAACCCTGCCGCCCAACACCAGTTTCGACGCTGCCAATTCCACGCCCGGCTGGCAGCAGAACGGCAACACCTTCACCCTTGATGTCGGCAGCCTGGAGGCTGGCGAGAGCGGCACGGTGGAGTTTGCGGTGATCGTCGACTATCCGCTGCAGGTCACCATCGACAGCACCAGCAATACCGCCAGCATCGATTACGACGGCGGCGCCGGTAAGGATCCAACCCCGGACAACAATACCGACTCCACCGAGACACCGATCGACAATCCCGGCCCGCAGGTGGACAACATCACGCTGTCGCAGCTGCACTGGCAAATGGAATACCGCGAGCGCCCGCAGGCACCGACGCAACCGGAGATGTACGGCCGCCTGATCTCGCGCGAAACCCAGGCGGTCACCGCCAACCTGCAGGGCAGCCGCACTGGCAGCCTGTTCGATCCGGCCTTCGGCACCGTGGATGGACATTTCTATCCCAACGACTGGTCAGCCGTTTTCGGCGAGGAGAGCGGCTACTGGCTGTCACCGACGGAGGGCAGCGGTGACCACGCGGGCCTGCTGCAGCTGGACGACCATTTCGCCGGCTATCGTGCCGACAGCCTGTACGATATTTTCGGCAAGGCACTGATCAGCGCGGAAAATGAAGCCCGGCAGGACCCGCTGCAACAACAGCTGGATGCCATCAGCCGCGACCTCGACAGCACCGGCATAGCGCCAATTCTCGGTGCCATGGCGAAGCAGGTCGCGAGCGAACCCTGAGAGTATTACAACCGGGTTTGACCAGCCGCCGGGCATGGTCGGCGGCAGGGGGCGTAGCCAGCGGTAGCGGGTGATGGGTCGAAAGCGGCGGTCGAGCAGGTACCGGGTGCAGAGTCACAGCGTTTGACCGGCCACCTAGACGACCGGTCTAATCGGACGTAGACTAGTCGCCATGACCAGCCATGAAGACACCCGCCAGCACCTGCTCGATACCGGCCATCGCGTGATCGCCGGCAAGGGCTTCTGCGGCGTGGGGTTGAGTGAAATCCTGAAGTCCGCCGGGGTGCCCAAGGGCTCTTTTTACCACTACTTCCAGTCCAAGGAGCAGTTTGGCCAGGCCCTGCTGGAATACTATTTCCGCCGCTACCTGGCGGATCTGGAACAGCTGTTCAGCCGCGGCGACATGACCGCCGCCGAGCGGCTGATGTCCTACTGGCAGGAGTGGCTGCGCACCTACAGTGCCGGCTGCGAGGAGCAGAAATGCCTGGTGGTAAAACTCAGCGCCGAGGTGGCCGACCTCTCCGAACCCATGCGCCTGACCCTGCGCGACGGTACCGACCGGATCCTCGCACAGCTGGTGCGCTGCATCGAGGCCGGCCGCGCCGATGGGTCGCTGCCGGCCAGGCTGGACGCCCAAGCCACCGCCAGCAGTCTCTACCAGCTGTGGCTGGGTGCCAGCCTGCTGACCAAGCTGCATCGCACCGGCCAGCCGCTGGAACAGGCACTGGTCACCACCCAAGCCCTGCTGGCCGACTGATCACAAATCGATACCCGCCCTGTGCGGGTATTTTTTCGACACCGCTCTAGACGACCGGTCTAGTAGAGCATTAAAGCGGTTACCGCGCGCCGCGCGCGCTACAACTGACTGCAACCCGAGGAGAGCAACCATGCCCCAGTCTTCCGACCACAACCGCCGTGTCGTTCTCGCCGCCCGCCCACAGGGCGCGCCCACGAACGACAACTTCCGCCTCGAGCAGACGGAGGTCCCGCAGCCCGCCGATGGCGAAGTACTGCTGCGCACCGTCTATCTGTCACTGGACCCCTATATGCGCGGGCGCATGAGCGACGCGCCGTCGTATGCAGAGCCGGTGCAGGTGGATGATCCCATGTGCGGTGCCACTGTCTGCCGGGTGATGGAATCGCGCAACGCCAAGTTCAACAAGGGGGATTGGGTGCTGGCCTACAGCGGCTGGCAGGACTATGCCCTGTCTGATGGCAGCGACCTGATGAACCTGGGCACCAGTCCACAGCATCCTTCCTACGCACTCGGCGTGCTGGGCATGCCCGGGTTCACCGCGTATATGGGCCTGCTGGATATCGGCGAGCCGAAAGAAGGGGAGACCCTGGTCGTCGCCGCCGCCACCGGACCGGTGGGCGCCACCGTCGGCCAGATCGGCAAGCTGAAGGGTTGTCGCGTCGTCGGCGTGGCCGGCGGGGCGGAGAAATGTCGCCACGCGGTAGAGAACCTGGGTTTCGATGCCTGTATCGACCACTACGCCGATGACTTCGCCGAACAGCTGGCCGCCGCCTGCCCGAAGGGTATCGACGTCTATTTCGAAAATGTCGGCGGCAAGGTTTTCGATGCGGTCATGCCGCTGCTCAACACCTTTGCGCGCATTCCGCTGTGCGGCCTGGTGTCCCAGTACAACGCCACATCACTGCCGGAAGGCCCCGACCGCCTCGGCCAGCTGATGGGCCTGTCGCTGGTCAAGCGCCTGAAAATTCAGGGGTTCATTATCTTCGATTACCAGGACCGCTTCGGCGAATTTTACCCGCAGATGTCCGAGTGGGTGGCCGGCGGCAAGATCCAGTATCGCGAGGAAATCGTCGACGGCCTGGAGCAGGCGCCGGAGGCCTTTATGGGCATGCTGCAGGGCAAAAACTTCGGCAAGCTGGTGATTCGCGTCGGCGCCGACGACTGATCCGCAACCGGATTATCCCCACAGGCATTACACATCCAACATTTCAGTAAGGAGTTACGATGAAAATTCTGATGGTTCTCACCTCTCACGACCAACTGGGCGACACCGGCGAGAAAACCGGCTTCTGGCTGGAGGAATTCGCCGCGCCCTACTATGTGTTCAAGGATGCGGGCGCGGCGCTGACCCTCGCCTCGCCCCAAGGTGGCCAGCCACCCCTGGATCCGAAAAGCGACGATCCGGATGCACAGACCGAAGCCACCGATCGCTTCCGCAAGGACAGCGAAGCGCAGCAGGCGCTGGCGCATACCAAGCGCCTGGCGGATGTCAAAGCCGGAGATTTCGATGCGGTCTTCTACCCCGGCGGCCACGGCCCGCTGTGGGATCTGGCCGAAGACCGCGATTCCATCGCCCTGATCGAAGCCTTTGTCGCGGCACAAAAACCGGTCGCGGCGGTATGCCACGCACCGGGCGTGTTCCGCCACACCAAGGGTGAAGACGGCAAGGCGCTGGTGCAGGGCAAGAAAGTCACCGGCTTCAGCAATTCCGAGGAGGCCGCCGTCGGCCTGACCGACGTGGTGCCGTTTCTGGTCGAGGATATGTTGCAGCAGAACGGCGGCACCTACTCCAAGGGCGACGACTGGCAAAGCTATGTGCTGACCGACGGGCTGCTGATTACCGGGCAAAACCCGGCCTCGTCCGAAGCCACGGCCAGCGCGTTAATGGCGAAGCTGCAGTAAGAACTGACGGCGCCAAATAAAAAAGGGGGAGCCAATGCTCCCCCTTTTCAGTTGGTCCTGTTTTTATTTCTCTCTTTATTTCTCTGCGCTTCTGGTAACAACCAGCGCATTGGCCCAGTTACCGCAGCTGTTGCTGTCGCCGGAGGTGCGCAGACTCAATGACTTCAGAGTGCGGACATCGATCTCCGGCTTCTGGAACGCCGGCGCCTTGACCTTGCCGCTGCTGTATAGCAGGCGGCCATCGCCGTAAATCTGGAAACCCATGGCCGCAGTGTCGCGGCAGCTGTCGTCGATACCGATGTCGGCGCGGAACAGAGAAGCACCCGCTGGCAGATTGAAGTCAACGCGGCTGTCACCCTTCACCTGCAAGCCGGACTGGAATTGCAGGCCGTTCACACGCATTACCACTTTGTCCTTATTGGCGGCATTCAACACTGCCACATTGGCAGACTTGCTGGCCGTCGGCAGATCGGCAAGGTAGACATTCTGCTTGTGCTCTCCCTCCTTGGCACCCAGCAGCTTGAATTCGGCAATGGTGACCGGGTTTACCACCACCGGCTCGATGGCATTGTAAGGCGGTGCGAAATCCTTGTTGTTCTGGCTGGCCAGAACCATCGGATCATTGCCGGCTGCGTCGTTCTGATCCTGCGTCGACGTGATCCGCAAGCGCAGCATACGGCCGACAATGGGAGCAAACGTCACTTTCTGCATGCCCTTTTTCGCTTCCAGCGTGCCGGTGCGCAGGGCTTTACCCCAGTTGCCATTGCTGTCGGCCATATAGATCTCGTAATCCCGCACCTGACCGTAACGCCAGTACTTGTCGTTGCGCGGCTGGATTTCGAAACCGGTAATCAGGCGTCGTTCGTTGAAGGCCAGGCTGAACTCGATGGCCCCGGTCTTGACGGACTGATCCCTGACGCTCCTGAACCAGGTGCCCGGTTTGCCATCGAAGGCGTTTTCCAGCGGGAAGCCTTTTTCTTCCGCCGGGCGATTCAGAACGATAAAGCTATCGCTGGAGATATCGTTGCCCCGCTTCGGCATTTTCGGATAGGGTTTGGTTGCGGCCAGGGTAAGTTTTGGATCAATCTGCAAGGCGAATGTATAGCTCTGCTCTACCGGCACTTTTCGGGTTTTGACGTAGACCACACCGTACTGGGTCTTGGGATCGAACCACCAGCCTTCCGCTGCGGCGTCAAACCCGGCCTTGTTCGCCAGTTGCGGCAGGGCCCGGTTGTTCAGGGTCACACCTTTCGGCTTGACGCGGGTGTGGACCTGCAGGCGGTAAACCCGGGCTTTCTCACGGCCGTTGTAATCGCCCTTGACCGGCGCGATCTGCACGCGCACATCGCCCGCGCCTTTTTGTGGCGCCGACATGGTGAAGTCCTGCAGGCTGTAACTGCCCTTCTTATACGCACGGGTATTGCCGTCGTCTTCGTACAGGGTGAAGTGCG
This region of Microbulbifer sp. SAOS-129_SWC genomic DNA includes:
- a CDS encoding type 1 glutamine amidotransferase domain-containing protein, whose amino-acid sequence is MKILMVLTSHDQLGDTGEKTGFWLEEFAAPYYVFKDAGAALTLASPQGGQPPLDPKSDDPDAQTEATDRFRKDSEAQQALAHTKRLADVKAGDFDAVFYPGGHGPLWDLAEDRDSIALIEAFVAAQKPVAAVCHAPGVFRHTKGEDGKALVQGKKVTGFSNSEEAAVGLTDVVPFLVEDMLQQNGGTYSKGDDWQSYVLTDGLLITGQNPASSEATASALMAKLQ
- a CDS encoding isopeptide-forming domain-containing fimbrial protein, encoding MDSRELNPSPLAAALGAQRQLHSLRRVLEKRVLLDASTPADTGGHLPAGMDSDSSDSTSTTNNATSDNDSHSTDTGSHQPAAQESDADSAPAGRKEVVVIDTTIDDAQALIDDLLHRADSVSDKGNYQELHFGARTLELYTIDGNDNVATIGDILAEQGHSDALHLVTHGGPGGIQIGADTLSLQTLQQFDGELQSWSSHFTADADILLYGCNVSYSETGESFILQLSQLTGTDIAASDDPTGSIAHGGDWDLEYEQGDIETTVVFSQMLQGTWDGLLAADPNATVDAPSEDFINETTDITIAFDNQSTDTGYGPFIDVVTGPGIEVQSVSGFLGATYVEYTFTNGQWVDSGGNPVQYHPYDLNQTGAIPLPPAATEGSTWYAVQLPFGSFTGDQPAYQFTASALLDEASGAIVGVPIPIWVRPGFMYGNDPLNNPDTDPPLVSNPITTSITPTVMLVDKGARDGDGDNASIGDDSETVTGPSEPVNWVVTVDIANLSSVENLVVTEQVPSNFYYQPGTVTVTDVNGTVLQEGTDYTLSEPPEGANNNAELVVTFLNPVTGTLANNDIVITYSGYVPDVDADGNPIVINDGADDAVRNSVDVTGTYQDQTISSSDDDVITATATAVQKNVALIEDNGATGYTPGDRLQYTLTLQVSDYMELQDLVLSDLLGDGLQVDPDSINFELFYNGTTYGPDAAGNATVTENSGDGSTTISVDISQELIDRGISDGSLDGDLYADSNVDGTTTVVITYEATIREQYVATGNSVNDLDTIGNQATIDATSPSANGATVDNGSSESIVIEGAESSKSVFAVNGSSAPGDLNDITVGDTVTFAVDIDLGTLDANGIQITDYLPLPVFEAVAPTFFDTNDGALIPGANQWGFGPGTNFADWPAGYLDGSNVTTSADSGNNSITWTLNPLEQDNSVGGHVQLLFTVPVQDTPFTDGLYLTNVASVSVDGTTDTTVLDPDGIQVQVLSPALSVTKGVIDTDDPNGVLDPDPTAPVTFDPAGTPGTAGTPPWSGAITSAALDTTPIDSDLSNVDAGDIVRFAITVENSGGSDAFDITISDTLPDGFAVPGSGLNLQVYTGDGTQVSYSGNLFSGGITLEDPSANDGAINRGYDADTGDTTDGSNVIVIVYDLQATVAVQPHQEITNTATLEAYGGIEGGNDYTAGNSNIDWQDDAVVDIRDNSVSKELVDTSINSSTNASNEVVIGETATYSLTIEVAEGTTPSASIVDTLDTGLEYIGGITVTNNSGNIQNDSGSTWSQADLTVTNSGQQVTFDLGDLVNVDTDNSTTETITITYEVLVQNVSTSQSGVQLNNNAQFFWDDTADGVDNPQSLARDSAQNVTVIEPDLQVDKSLSSSATLIDANDPIEYTIVVSHTGFSDTDAFDTTFTDTLPPELTNVALVSATLTENGVPSDISGQFQVTGNTLETIPGSTFDLLQGDTLTLVVSADVVGNVVAGTQVSNTATVDWTSISGDNPNERDGINGPGGLNDYESSDTFDFNIATVQAGKSVISSSIDDNYNGTDEAVIGELVTYYSAFLVPEASAPMAEIIDTLPDGVEFVSLDEITVGADIDPNSVVFTPPAAGATGTISFGTANLINIGGNNGQDEADLVGLVYTVRVLNVDSNQAGTTLTNDAVFRWDLNNNGSNTDAGDGLAEASTDVTVIEPQLTIDKTSNVTSADNGDQVSYTITITNPDDGSSTTAYDLNFSDPLPAELTNVSIVASADFGFGPVDVSGDFAVVGGELVLDPQGELELDPGNVVTITVTGTLDDTLAGSTISNTANLDWSSINGQDANERTGADGPGGALNDYATDANVDITVLSPGIEKTLVSTSQNDDLNDDGEATIGEIVTFQTTITLPEASLTGTIEDVYGLGFEFVDLVDVTSSNPDAIQVDYNQVSVIDDPGNYTVGFDFGTLENTDTDNSTVETVTLTYRLRVTDINSNVDGTTLSNDASLNYDTTGDDTPDTTISDSASVDVVEPVLDIDKQLLSSTPLTLGAIATYQITVQLDPSSGADAYNVTIEDALPTYLSSVENVQIDVTGGTPTIIDNSSANLLSLDISAIDSTTVVTITVDARVTSDPNAVGQDVTNIVDVGSTTLDTPAGGDDSDIEREYDYTDQVTAAIAAFDLNIDKDDGGIDQSNPAHPGDTVTYTFDYGNTGTVDATNVVITDNLPDYVDFDPVANPGWVLNGDTLTYNLGTVAAGATGTVELVVTIVDPLPAGVEQTTDTVTIDTEDGADPTPDNNTDDEVTPIEAAPDYVIDKIENFSDPAHPGDTVEWTIEVRNDGNQDGTGVVVTDSLPDTSLFTGFTASDGGTVDLAAGTVTWDIGDLAVGDSRTFTLTATIVDQVPTTIPTQTNTVSVDDDGNNGPDPTPDNNTDSEDFDITYVDLNIDKDDAGVTAEPGDSVVYTLSYGNSGTADASGVVITESLPDYASFDAANSDPRWVQNGDTLTLDLGTVAAGETGSVEFTVIIDSPIPSGVEETSNTTSIDDDGGKGPDQNTDDNSDDEVTPIDGRPDYVIDKIENFSDPAHPGDTVEWTIEVRNDGNQDGTGVVVTDSLPDTSLFTGFTASDGGTVDLAAGTVTWDIGDLAVGDSRTFTLTATIVDQVPTTIPTQTNTVSVDDDGNNGPDPTPDNNTDSEDFDITYVDLNIDKDDAGVTAEPGDSVVYTLSYGNSGTADASGVVITESLPDYASFDAANSDPRWVQNGDTLTLDLGTVAAGETGSVEFTVIIDSPIPSGVEETSNTTSIDDDGGKGPDQNTDDNSDDEVTPIDGRPDYVIDKIENFSDPAHPGDTVEWTIEVRNDGNQDGTGVVVTDSLPDTSLFTGFTASDGGTVDLAAGTVTWDIGDLAVGDSRTFTLTATIVDQVPTTIPTQTNTVSVDDDGNNGPDPTPDNNTDSEDFDITYVDLNIDKDDAGVTAEPGDSVVYTLSYGNSGTADASGVVITESLPDYASFDAANSDPRWVQNGDTLTLDLGTVAAGETGSVEFTVIIDSPIPSGVEETSNTTSIDDDGGKGPDQNTDDNSDDEVTPIDGRPDYVIDKIENFSDPAHPGDTVEWTIEVRNDGNQDGTGVVVTDSLPDTSLFTGFTASDGGTVDLAAGTVTWDIGDLAVGDSRTFTLTATIVDQVPTTIPTQTNTVSVDDDGNNGPDPTPDNNTDSKDFDITYVDLNIDKDDAGVTAEPGDSVVYTLSYGNSGTADASGVVITESLPDYASFDAANSDPRWVQNGDTLTLDLGTVAAGETGSVEFTVIIDSPIPSGVEETSNTTSIDDDGGKGPDQNTDDNSDDEVTPIDGRPDYVIVKIPNYNGPANPGDTVSWTIDVSNQGNQDGTGVVVTDTLPDTSLFSGFVASDGGVIDLAAGTVTWQLGDLDAGDSVTLSLSATVKSENLPADVPPQQQNSVEVTDDGSNGQDPTPDNNHDMKPLEVEFVDLVIDKDDGDAFPGPTDGYSYTLSYANRGNTTADNVVITETLPPNTSFDAANSTPGWQQNGNTFTLDVGSLEAGESGTVEFAVIVDYPLQVTIDSTSNTASIDYDGGAGKDPTPDNNTDSTETPIDNPGPQVDNITLSQLHWQMEYRERPQAPTQPEMYGRLISRETQAVTANLQGSRTGSLFDPAFGTVDGHFYPNDWSAVFGEESGYWLSPTEGSGDHAGLLQLDDHFAGYRADSLYDIFGKALISAENEARQDPLQQQLDAISRDLDSTGIAPILGAMAKQVASEP
- a CDS encoding TetR/AcrR family transcriptional regulator, with the protein product MTSHEDTRQHLLDTGHRVIAGKGFCGVGLSEILKSAGVPKGSFYHYFQSKEQFGQALLEYYFRRYLADLEQLFSRGDMTAAERLMSYWQEWLRTYSAGCEEQKCLVVKLSAEVADLSEPMRLTLRDGTDRILAQLVRCIEAGRADGSLPARLDAQATASSLYQLWLGASLLTKLHRTGQPLEQALVTTQALLAD
- a CDS encoding NADP-dependent oxidoreductase, with the translated sequence MPQSSDHNRRVVLAARPQGAPTNDNFRLEQTEVPQPADGEVLLRTVYLSLDPYMRGRMSDAPSYAEPVQVDDPMCGATVCRVMESRNAKFNKGDWVLAYSGWQDYALSDGSDLMNLGTSPQHPSYALGVLGMPGFTAYMGLLDIGEPKEGETLVVAAATGPVGATVGQIGKLKGCRVVGVAGGAEKCRHAVENLGFDACIDHYADDFAEQLAAACPKGIDVYFENVGGKVFDAVMPLLNTFARIPLCGLVSQYNATSLPEGPDRLGQLMGLSLVKRLKIQGFIIFDYQDRFGEFYPQMSEWVAGGKIQYREEIVDGLEQAPEAFMGMLQGKNFGKLVIRVGADD